One Fulvia fulva chromosome 12, complete sequence genomic region harbors:
- a CDS encoding Regulatory protein cys-3 has product MSNYNARRAPNVSQYLANLNQIPSQQEISPTDLTLGDDLDFLANAEFFDFDQNVPQPNFAQFGDANQHSADGKNGPQFQFAEFQTFPGTNVNSPTTSMPSPTGLQGAYPPQPSRFSPTTGDKRKASVAMQSAADLEEQSRMAAEEDKRRRNTAASARFRVKKKQREQALEKAAKDMSDKVSALEGKVQQLEMENKWLKELITEKSDVKTVEAALAKKSEKDAEDRIGGSRTDGVGTVQGTGAEVEA; this is encoded by the exons ATGTCGAACTACAACGCGCGGCGTGCGCCCAACGTGTCGCAATACCTCGCCAACCTGAACCAGATCCCGAGCCAGCAAGAGATCTCGCCTACCGATCTCACTCTCGGTGACGACTTGGACTTCCTCGCCAACGCTGAGTTCTTCGACTTCGACCAGAATGTACCGCAGCCGAACTTTGCTCAGTTCGGAGACGCGAACCAGCACTCGGCCGACGGTAAGAATG GCCCACAATTCCAGTTTGCCGAGTTCCAGACCTTCCCAGGCACCAATGTAAACTCTCCAACCACCAGCATGCCGAGCCCGACCGGCCTGCAAGGCGCATATCCACCACAGCCAAGCCGCTTCTCTCCCACCACGGGCGACAAGCGCAAGGCATCTGTTGCCATGCAATCTGCTGCTGACCTCGAGGAGCAATCACGTATGGCCGCTGAGGAGGACAAGCGTCGACGAAACACCGCAGCCTCAGCACGTTTCCGTGTGAAGAAGAAGCAAAGGGAACAGGCACTGGAGAAGGCAGCCAAGGACATGTCCGACAAGGTCTCTGCCCTCGAAGGCAAGGTTCAACAGCTTGAGATGGAGAACAAGTGGTTGAAGGAGCTCATCACAGAGAAGAGTGACGTCAAGACTGTCGAGGCTGCGCTTGCGAAAAAGAGCGAGAAGGATGCTGAGGACCGGATAGGTGGCAGCCGCACCGATGGTGTCGGCACAGTTCAGGGCACTGGTGCTGAGGTGGAGGCTTAG